The stretch of DNA CGACATCTACCCGATCTGGATGTCGGAACAATTCCATTTGCGATTTTCACATGCCGAGTGTGGCTACCTGCAGATTCTGGTGGAAACGGGACTGCCCGGCTTGATGCTGCTTCTGGCGGGAATTGGACTGTGTGTGGCATGGTGCGTGCGCGGCTGGTCTGCGGGCACCACTCATCAGCGCCGGCGAATTCTTGCCCTGGCGGCAGGACTTACAGCCAGTGTTTTGCACTCGCTGGTTGATTTTGTCTGGTATATTCCTGGCTGCATGGTTCTGACTCTGGCGATTCTGGCGTGTGTTAGTCGCTGTAGTCACCTGGCGAGATCCGCGAAGCGACCTGGTATGCTTTCGCAAACACGCTTTGCCACCTTGCTGGCTGGAACCTTAATTGTGTGTGTACTTCCGGTCGGACATTTGTTTGCGGACACGATTCACAGAGATCTTAGTGCGACGCAGCACTGGAAATCATTTCACAACAGCATGAGAGAAATAGCCAAAGATTTCCGCCATGACAGAACGCTGACGCTGGATGATCGTCTGGAATTCCTGATTGGCACACTCGAACAATGCATACTGAAAAATCCATTTCATCACGAAGCACATGCGGCCCTCGCTCCTTTGTATCTGCAGCGGTTTGAAAAACGGAGCAAAGCCGGTGCAAATCAGATGACCCTGCAGGACGTTCGGGACACGGTACAGCAGGCCGAATTCCAATCGCACAGCGAGATACACGAATGGCTGGTTCGGGCTTTCGGCGACGATGTCAGGGATCTGCACAGAGCCACACAGGCAGCTCGCCTGGCACTTCAAAAACGTCCGTTGCGCGGCGAGTGCTACATTGTCCTGTCGGAAACCGCGTTTCTTGCCGGAGCTTCGCGGGAGGAACCGGAGGCCGTTGTTGATCAGGCGGTCCGGGTGAGGCCTCATGAACCCCGAGTACTGTATGCGGCCGGGCTGCTGGAAAATGATTCGAATAATGAAAAATCTGCGTGGAAATTTTGGCGACACGCAGCTGCTCTTGATTCCGGAATCGCACGGCGGATTGTGAGTCGTTTCGTTGACCGAATGCCGCTTGACCGGCTAATCAAACGATTATCACCGGACAGAATGACTTACCGGATTGTCTACGACGTATTCCGTCGCAACAAGCGCTCAGAGCAGCAGAAGATAATTGCCACTGCCTTTGCAAATGATCATCTGAAATTACTCAGGCAGGACGAAGAGGGCACGGCAGCTGATTTCAGATTCTATGCGACAATGCTGGATGATGCTGAATATTATCGGGATGCTCTCTGGTGCCTCAGACAGGCTGTAAGAAAGCAGCCGGAATACCTGCCGACAAGACGCCTGCTGGTCCGGGCCCTTATCACCCAGGGACTACTCGAAGATGCACAACGTGAACTAAACTGGCTGCGTGTGCGCCGGCCCAAAGATCAGCAAATTACAAAATTGGTCAATGATGTTGAATCCCGACTGACGACGCGGCGCTCATCACCGGGTCGGACCAGTCACGTACGAATTCCCACACCCTTAAGTTTCGAGACAGTGCCAGGCACGGCGGTGTCTCACACGGGTTTCGCGTCGCCTGAATCTTTACGCCCTGCCACACCTGCGATTACGTCACAATTTATAGTTCCCCGGTCACCAGGTGACTCCATCAACCGTCAAAACTGACCGTCCGTTCAAGGCTTCAGTTCCTGAAAACCGACCGAATTCAACCGGATCGCCAACAGTCAAAACCGAAAACATATTTCAGCCTGGAGTCTGCCTGATATGAGATCCGGCAGGGGCCAGGAATTGAAAAGGATGAATCATGCTCACGGATCGCGCAGAAGGATTGATGCGATTTTGCCGTGTCATCAAATATGCTGTGGTTGCGGTCAGTTGCCTGGCAACGGCCTGTCTGACAGCAACGAATGTTGATTTCATGACAGCGATCCACGCAGCTTTGCTGCCGACGTTGATGATGTTTTTTGCACAACTCGGGTGTGGTCCATCGTGGTTCACATGGAGTCGTATGCATTTTCAGCGGCCCTTCTCGGCTTCTGTTGGAATGACAGCACTGGATACTGTTCCCGTCGGGCTGGTCCTCCTTGCTGTATGGTCTCTGATGCCGACACAATCCGGTCGTATCGTTCCTTTCTGGCCCTGCTTTCTGAGCGCCGTTACGACCCTGCTGTTACTCAACCGGTTTCTGCCCGTAGTTCTGTCAATGCTGATGTTTCGCAGAATCCGGCGTCCGCGGATTCTGGTCCTGGGGCCGGTCGGTGCCAGACAGGTCGTTCGTCGTCAGTTGGATCCGGCTCAGTTCGTTGGGCTCGAAATCATTGAAAGGGAAGCTGTCGACGAGACCGGCGGTCTGCGTCTTTTTAACCCTGAAGAAGAAGTCACGGTCTGTGAATCAAAGGTCATTCCCATTCACAGTCGCATCGATCAGCCTGGGTCGCCTCATGCCGTTGATCGAGTGATTTTAGTATGCAGGGACGCCGGTAATGAGTCGATGAAGCTGCAAAATAAGATTCATCGTCGCTGTGAAGCCGCAGGACTGCCACTTGCGGTTTATACTCTGCATCAATCGACTCTGCATCAATTCATGATACCGATTTCCGGTGATTCGCTGTCGACGTTACCCGCCGGTCAGGAGCCGCTGCAGAATCCGGTCAACCAGGCAATCAAACGCGGCCTGGACATTCTGATTTCTGTCCCCTTCGCTGTTTTGGCGCTGCCGCTACTGTGTCTCCTGGTTCGACTTATCCATCGGGTTCAGTCGCCGGGACCTTTATTTTACCGGCAGGAACGTTGCGGGAAAAACGGCTCCCCCTTTCACATTTTTAAGTTTCGGACGATGCATGTTCCCAAACCTGGACAGACGGATCTGGAAGACAATCCATCGCCCCGAATCTTTCAGCTTGGTGCTATTCTGCGGGACTCCCGACTGGACGAAATCCCTCAGTTTCTCAATGTGCTGGCCGGCACGATGAGTATCGTGGGACCTCGGGCTCACCATGCACAGGACCGCATCAAATTCAGCCAGCAGGTTCCGCGGTATCCGATGAGAATGCAGGTCAAACCTGGAATTACAGGACCGGCTCAATACAGGGAATACTGCGGTGTATTTCGGCGTGACAACGTGGAATCACGCGTTGTCTGCGACCTTGAATACATCAATCAGTGGTCCATCCAGTCTGACTTAGGACTGATATTTAAGACTGGCAGGGTGATTGCTGAATCGCTGATGCTTGCCATCGTCCGCAAATTTGAGGATCGAGTCACAACATCGGCACCGTTAGCTGTGCCCGGTCATCCCGTCATTGATGCGGTCAGTGAAGGTGACTCGTTCCAAAAAACGTCCTCACAGCGGTCGGCTGCTTGATTCCGGCTGTCAGTAAAGAACCCGTTCGTACAGCCAGCATGGGAAGAAGACGGCTTTAGTTTGTACAGCCGATATGTGATGCACTGTGTTTGCCTGTGCAGCCGACGGGGGATTGGATGAGTACCCGGCGATCCCGCCGGGTTTAACCTGGGTTCAGCGGTGTCTGTCGCGGCGGTTCGGGAGATTCCAGGATTGCAACCACGGTTTCGACAGCAGTTTTGGCATCTTTCCCCTGTGCCAACAGTGTCAGCGGGGCTCCGTGAGTCGCTGCAAGCAGCATCAGATCAGAGGCTGATCGTGCATCTGCCGGACGTCCATTGAACTCAATTTGAAACTGACAATCCAGATCACTGAGTGATTTTACAATGCGGGAAATGGGCGCAAGGTGTAACCCGTTGACGATGCCCAGCGTGATTTTACGAGTCACTTCTGACACAGTCTCCATCCTGACTATATTCATACCTGTATCTGTTAAGACTCAGCGAACCGTCCGCCAAAACCCGCTGCAGATGGTTCGCACGCCAGCATGAACACACAGAAGGATGAGACAGCGGAGGAGTTACTCTTCGGAATCGTCGCCGTTGTCAATGTCGGCTTCTTCGAGATTGCTCCAGATTGCGGATGCCGTTTTAGCCTGACGCAGAAAACTGCAAAAATCCTGACCTCGGAGATGGCGGGAAATATTTTCCAGTCCTCGCAGATGATCCCCGGGACGGTCCAGCGGTGATATCAGCAAAAACAGGATAAAGACCGACTCGCCATCCAGGCTGGCAAAATCGACACCGTCTTCACTGACAGCAACTGTTGCTACAAGTTCATTCACCGCCGGATGCTTGGTGTGAGGAACCGCAACACCGTTTCCGATTCCTGTCGACCCAAGCTCCTCCCGCTTCAGAACTGCAGCCACGACTTCATCTTCATCCTCCGATTTGATGGCACCGTTCATTTTCAGGCTGGCCACCATTTCTCGAATCACGTCCTCTTTTGAGGACGCTTTGAGCTTTGGAATAATTGCGTCTTTGATAACGAATTCTGTCAGTTTCATTTCGTTCCAGCTCTACGGCAGTCCCGGTTGTACATGTGTAGTGAATAGTTTGTCCCAAAGCTTCTTTCAGACCTCTTCGTTCACCGGGTCTGATTCCGCCGGGTCATCTGTTTCGTCAGAATGAACAATTTCGCTCACGGATCTGTCACGACGATGATCCTTGAGTTTCTCCTTGTATCGATGGACCTGATGTTCCATTTTTTGCAACGTTCTGTCGAAGGTTGCTCCTGCATCTTCGCCTTCGACATGCGCCACGATGGTGTGATAACCCTCAATTTCCACCAGCATTTCGACGTTGACTCGTTCTGCTTCAAACTCGAATGTCACATTGATTTCACTTACCTGGCCCAGATAACGAACCAGTTTTTCTGATTTTCGAGTCACATATTCGTTTAGATCCGGCTTGATATTGCCGTGTCTGGCAGTAATCGCAACCTGCATCGAATGTCTTTCTGCCGAAACTCTGCACCGAATCCCCGGGGGGACTCCCAAAGATGTCGCACAAGGCCACCGGGAGCTGAACACTCATCGACGACAAATTGATTTTAGCCACGGGCCCAGTCGAAGGAAAGTGCCGCCCTGTGGTTCCCGGCGGAAAGAACTTCGGCAGAACGGTCCGAATACGCATAACCCGCTGTCATCTCGGTGATTCATTGTTGACAGATCGGTTCTCTCGTCGTTCAATCGCGCTTCGCTTTGTTCTCATACGTTCGCGGCCGGTATGCCGTTCCTTTCGCCTCTGACATGGCTATGCCGCAATTCGATTTTATTGCCACCGCCACCTTTGGTCTGGAAAATGTGGTTGCACGGGAGCTACAGGACCTCGGATACACGAATTGTCAGGTTTCTGACGGACGGGTCCTGTTTTCCGGAAATGAACAGGACATTGCCCGCTGCAACCTGTGGCTGAGGTCGGCCGACCGTCTGTTGATTCGGGTGGGTGAATTTTCTGCCGGTGATTTTGGAGCACTTTTCGACAAAACAATTGATCTGCCGTGGAATGAACTCCTGCCGGTCGATGCGGAATTCCCGGTCAGCGGCCGTTCTGTCCGGTCCAGACTCAAGAGCGTTCCCAGCGTGCAGGGCTGCGTGAAAAAAGCGATCGTGGAAAATCTGAAACGCCGATACAACCGTTTCCGGTTCGACGAGTCCGGTACAAAATATCCCATTGAAATTTCCCTGCTGAAAGACGTGGCCACTTTAACTATTGATACTTCCGGTCCCGGATTACACAAACGCGGCTATCGACAGTTAGCGGGGCGAGCTCCTCTGCGGGAAACAATGGCAGCCGGTCTGGTACAGTTGAGCTACTGGAATCGTGAGCGGCTGTTGATCGATCCCTTCTGTGGCAGCGGAACAATTCCCATAGAAGCGGCCCTCCTGGGACGTAATATGGCGCCTGGTCTGGGACGTTCGTTTCTGTGTGAAGACTGGCACTGGATAGATCGGAGTGTCTTTCGCGAAGCACGCACTGCCGCCAGAGATGCCCGTCTGCCAAAGCTGCCCGAAACAATTCTGGCCTATGACCACGATCCGGCTGCCATTCGCCTTTCAGAACGCGGTGCCACGGACGCCGGTGTGGCTGTCGACATTCAGTTTCGTCGCCAGGAAGTCAGTGACCTTAAATCGAAGCGAGAGTACGGCTGCATTGTCACCAATCCGCCGTACGGGGAGCGACTGGGTGAAACCGATGAAGTTGAGGCCGTGTATCGCGAACTGGGGCGAGTTTTTGCTCCACTGAGCACATGGAGTATCTATGTGCTCACGTCGAACCGCTGGTTCGAAAAGCATTATGGTTGTCGAGCATCTCGGCGCCGTAAACTGTACAACGGTCGACTGGAGTGCCAGTACTACCAGTACCCTGGACCCCGGCCGCCGGATCCGCAATCATTTGAGTAATTCGTTTTTCTCAACCAGCTTTCGAAGACGGATGACTCACCGCTCTCATCATCGATTCGGGTTTGGACGGACATCAAACTTTTGGTCATGGTTAAACTAAACCGGCATTCGAGTTTACAATTCCGCAACGGAAACCCATACGTCAGTCAGGCAGCAGGAATCAAAATATGAAGATTTCAATCACCTATTGTGTGATGTGAAACTACACACCACAGGCTGTCGGTCTGGCAGCAGCAATTAAAGAATCGACTGGCGTCGAAGCTGAGCTCATTGAAAGCTCGGGCGGAATATTTGATGTAAAAGTCGACGACAGAATGATTTACAGCAAACATGAGACGAATCGATTTCCGGAACACTCGGAAATACTAAGCCAGCTGCAAACGTCGTAAGACTGCAACTCCATGTTGCTGACGCTGTATGTGGTCAGAATCCTGTCCCGTATGCGTAGAGTCGGACAGCTCAGCGTCGCTGTGTCACTGCAGGAACGGGAACAGTGATGGCCTGTCAGCAGCGGAAGACCTCAATCGTTTGTGATTCCGGCAGCACACCGGCCTGTTTTGCCCGCTGAGAAAGCTGGTCGAGTGCGTCACTCCCGGTTTGACCCAGATCGACCGTCCATTCGTTGACATACAGGTCGACGTGCTGCATCAGCACGTCATCGTCGAATTCCTGGGCGAAGCGTCTCATCGTTGGGAGCGCCGCCTGTCGGTCTGACATTGCATACAGCAGGGAATCATAAATTGTTGCCTGTACGGCGCTGATCACGTCTGTTGGCAGCGAACGGCGAGCTACGATCCCTCCCAGCGGAAGCGGACAGGTGGTTTCCGTTTCCCAGCGGGTACCCAGGTCCTCGACCAGAGAAAGTCCGGCCTGTTTCCAGGTAAAACGGCCTTCGTGAATACAGACTCCGAAGTCAGCCTGATTGCGTTCCAGCGCCGGCATGATTTCGGAAAAAACAACGTGACGGACGCGAGTCGTCTGATGATGAAACAGCTGAAACAGCAGTGCCGCAGTAGTGTCTTCACCTGGGCAGAGTGTTATCTGGCTTTCGTCGAGCGGAACGATGTCCGGGCGAGTCGCCAGCAGCAACGGACCGACCTGATAGCCCAGTGCCGATCCGGACGGCAAAACAATGGTTTCATCGGTCATTTTCAGTGCTGCATGAAAGCTCGTTTTTGCAGCATCAAAGTCACCGGCAAACAGGCGGTCATTGAGTTGCTGGATATCCAGCAACTCCAGCCGAAACTCCAGACCTCGCCAGTCAACGGCTTTGGTCATCAAAGCATGGAATGCAAATGTGTCATTGGGACACGTGGAAATTGCCAGATGAATCGGCCTCGCCACAATCTGCTGTCTCTTCAGTTCAGTTGTACTGAGGAATTTGTTTTTGTGCTTCTCGCAAATGGTGCTGCAGCACAGGGCGTTCCTGAATTGTACAGACGCTGACGCAGTGTTCCAGCAGGTCTGCTGCCTCACCCGGCCGCCCGGCACGCAAAGTCAGAATGGCCAGATCACGTCTTTCCCGCCAGGAACCTGGCTTGAGGCAGGCCAGGCGACGCTGCACTTTCAACGCAGACTTCCACTGTTCTTTGGAACCGAACAGTGTCTTGAGGTTATTGAGCATGCGAATAATGATGACGCGTTCGCTGACCGGCTTCAGAATTGGATAAATTTCAGCAGTTGGTAACTCAGTCACTTCATGCAGCCACTCCACGCATTCCATTTCGTCCATGATGTGTCCGCCTCGAAACGGATCAACATAGATGATTCCTGCATCACTGTTGAGTCGCGTGATGAAGTGGGATGGTGCAGAGATACCTTCCAGAGGAATGCCCAGTTCACTGGCAATGGCCATATAAACGACCGACAGCGTAATCGGCAAACCCCGTCCGGTTTCCAGTACCCGATTCAGATAACAGGCGTCCGGCTGTTCAAAGCAACTTTCGTCACCACACAGATTCAGGTCAGTTGTCAGATGACTGATGAGCAGTTTGAGTTCGTTGAAATCGTCACCGGCCAGAGCGACAGGGCGGGTCAACGCGGCCACCGACGAACGAAGAGTTTTTAACGTGGGTGCAAAGTCCAGATCCGGCTGTTCGTCTCGAGAAATTTCCAGGGCGGCCACTACCAGATCGATATCAGATTCCCGGCGAACCATTCGCTGGAACTGTGTATCGTCTTTGAATGACCGGGTTGCAGACATCAGGATATCAGCAGCAGACAAACGGTAGTACCTCGGGGAACTGACGCAGTTTCAACCGCGGGACCATGACTATAGTCACGTAACAGAATTGTCACAATGGCGAGATCTTCGTTTGATTATCAGCAGAAACCGCTGATTGACTATCATTGACGATTGACAGGGATTCGTTGAAGCGGTGCGCCGGTGGCTCGTGTTGATCAGAAAAGTTTACTCATGATTCACGGTCCTGCGGCCGTTCATTTGACCGGGTTGTTGTCGCGTCGTAAGGTGACCGTACTTAACCCAAACGGGTTTTGATGAGGACACTTTGTCACATGTGCTTTCTGATGTCTGCGGATTCCCAATTATGAACTGTCTGAATCGCAAGTCGCTGATTCTTCTTTGTTGTCTGGTTTGGATTTGTGGCTGTGCGTCCGGCGATTCGTCCTCCGAATCAGGTGAGACACCGGAAAATGGCGGAGCAGCATCATCAGACGATCAACCGAATGTGGCTTACGTCACAAATGGAATCGCTTCTTTCTGGGTCATCGCAGAAAAAGGAGCGCTTGACGGTGGTAAAGAATTTGGTGCACAAGTCCAGGTGTTGATGCCTGGCACCGACGGTGTGGGGGATCAAAAACGCATGTGTCAGGACTTGCTGGCGCAGGGAATTGAGGGCATTGCCATCAGCCCCATCGACCCCGAAAATCAGGGAGATCTTCTCAACGAGATCTCGCAGAACACGAACATGATCACTCACGATTCCGATGCGCCGAATAGTGAACGGCATTGTTACGTCGGAATGGACAACTACGCTGCCGGTCGGATGTGCGGAGAACTGGTAAAGGAAGCAATGCCCGAAGGCGGGAGCGTGATGATCTTTGTTGGCCGCCTGGGTCAGGCCAACGCCAGACAGCGGCGACAGGGAGTGATCGACGAGCTGCTTGATCGCCCGGCGGATCCCAATCGGTACGACGATCCAAATGACGGCGAACAGAAGAATGAAAAATACACAATCCTTGACACGCGCACAGATGGTTTTGATTTCTCCAAAGCCAAAGAACAGGCACAGGACGCTATCGCACGTTATCCCGACCTTGGCTGCATGGTCGGTTTATTCGCTTACAACCCACCACTGATTTTGGATTCAGTTCGCGACGCCGGAAAGATTGGTCAAATCAAAATCATCGGCTTTGACGAAGACGAGGCCTGTCTCAAGGGAATCGCCGATGGAGAAATCCATGGAACGACGGTTCAGAATCCCTATGAGTACGGTCGCAGATCCGTTGAAATACTCACAGGCCTCGCAAAAGGTGATCAGTCGGTACTCCCGGAAGGGGGCGTTTTGCATATTCCGGCTCGTAATATTCGGGCAGACACCGTGGCCGACTTCCACCAGAATCTGAAAACGCTGCTGGCAGAAGGCAGTCGTGCGACAACCGGTAAGGTCAACGATGAATCAGTCGCCGAACCGAACCCGGAAGGAGACGCGGCTGAGTCGTCGTCGGCCGAGGAATGACAACCCAAACGCCTGAACCACTACTGCTTGAGGTTCGCACCGTTACCAAACGCTTTCCCGGCGTAACGGCATTGCTTGATGTCAGTCTGAAGTTGCATCGTGGCGAGGTGCTTGCGCTGATCGGGGAAAACGGTGCCGGCAAAAGCACGCTCATGAAAATTCTCGCGGGCGTGCAGGGGCCCGATGCGGGACGTATTCTGATTGATGGGCAGGATGTGACCATCAACAGTGTACAGGCAGCACAAGCTCTTGGTATTGCGCTCATCCATCAGGAACTCAATCTGTCCGACAACCTGGACATCGGGGCCAATATTTTCCTGGGGCGCGAACCTCGACGCTATGGCCTGATCGATTCCCGTGCAATTCGTCAAAAGTGTGTCGAGTTACTGGGCCGAGTCGGCCTGGATGTTCCACCGGAGACGATCGTCCATCGTCTGCCTATTGGTCAACAACAACTCGTAGAAATCGCCCGCGCACTTTCCATCGATGCTCGGGTGTTGATCATGGACGAACCCACTTCAAGCCTTTCTCAGCACGAAGCCAAACGGCTGTTCGAAGTTGTGAAGGATTTACGTAATCGCGGCGTCAGCATTGTTTATATCTCACACCGTCTTGGTGAAGTCCGAGAACTGGCGGATCGAGTCACCGTACTTCGTGATGGAGAAAATGCCGGCGATCTGAACCGCAATGACCTCAGCCACGATCGCATGGTCCAGTTAATGGTCGGACGCGACATCTCTGAATTCTACGCACGCAAACCGCATCAATCTGGTGAGCTTGCGCTGAAAGTTGACAAACTGGTAACCCCCGCCCATCCAGGTCACGAATTGAGTTTTACCGTTCGCAGGGGTGAACTGGTCGGCGTGGCCGGGCTGGTTGGTGCCGGACGGACAGAACTGCTACAGGTGCTGTTCGGAGTTGATGAAGCAGTCGCTGGAAACATTCGGATTGCCGACAGCCTGATACACCCCCGCAATCCAGTAGACGCGATCAACGCTGGAGTTGCTCTTGTTCCGGAAGATCGAAAGCAGCAGGGACTGATTTTAAGCATGGCAGTGCGGACCAATGTTGGTCTGGCGGGATTGAAACGCAATCAGAAACGAGGCGGTTTTCTGAATCATGCGGTCGAACAGTCTGACACGGATTTGATGATCCACAAACTTCAAATCCGAACACCAAATGATCGACAAATCGTCCAGTACCTGTCCGGCGGCAATCAGCAAAAAGTCGTGTTGGGCAAGTGGCTCGCGATGAAACCGGACATTCTGCTGCTTGACGAACCAACTCGCGGAATCGACATCGGAGCGAAACAGGAGATTTATGCCTTAATGGAAGAGTTGGCGGCCCAGGGTGTTGCGGTGTTGTTCGTCAGCAGCGAAATGGAGGAAATTCTGGGCATGTCTGACCGAGTACTGGTAATGCACGAAGGACGAATCACCGGTGAATTGCATGGCGATGAACTTAGTGAGGAAGCGATCATGAAACTGGCAACGGGAAACATTCGCAGAACGTCCGGAAGTTCTGCTCGTTGAATACACCGGGCTTGAGCGAACAATTGAATGCTTACGAATTATTGATTGATCTATGAAACAAAATCTCGGCATCCTTGGTTTATTTGTTGCCGTCTTTGTGGCAACCGCAATCGCGAACCCAACGTTTGTGAATGCGTACAACATGGAAAATCTGATTACGCGCGCGTCACTGTACGGCATCATTGGGATTGGCGTCTCGTTTGTCATCGTTACCGGAGGCATCGACCTTTCGATCGGATCAGTAATTGGACTGATCGGCACGCTCCTTCCACTCATGCTGATTGAGAAAGAAGTATCTATCTTTATCGCACTGCCGGCCGTTGCGCTGGTGTCTGTCATTATTGGACTTTCTCACGGTATTTTAATCACTCGACTCAACCTTCAGCCGTTTGTCATCACCTTATGTGGCCTGCTGATTTACCGCGGTGCTGCGCGTTGGATTGCGGGCGACGGAACTCAGGGGTTCAAAGGGCAGTACAAAGCATTGACATGGCTGGCAAACGGCAAGATCCCTCTTGTGGGGAATTTTGATCTGCCGGTGCCATTTTTGATTCTTATTACACTGGCGATCGTTGCAGCTGTCTTCCTCAATAAGACAATCTACGGTCGTTATCTGCTGGCACTTGGGAACAATGAACTCGGCGCACGGTATAGCGGGATCAATACAACACGGATGGTCGTGGTTGCCTATGTTATTTGTTCCGTCGTCGCCGGACTTGGCGGTATCCTCTTCGCCGCCTATTCCGGCTCAGTTCAGCCGGACAATTTTGGCAGCTTTTACGAGCTTTATGCGATTGCAGCCGCAGTGCTTGGAGGGTGCAGCCTGCGCGGCGGCCAGGGCTCCATTTTTGGCGTTTTGATTGGCGCTGCAATTCTGCCGCTTATTCGAAATTCGATCAATCTGCTTGGTATGGATACGACCCTTGAATTTGCCATCATCGGAGTCGTGATTCTGATTGGCGTCGTAATCGACGAAGTTGTGAAACGTCTGGCAGCAAAGCGTCGTGCGATCCTGCAGGCTCGGCAGGCGACAACCGAATAACGAGAGACCAATGACACATTCGACACAGACCGATCTGTCCGACCAGCTACATAGAGGCAGTGGCAATTCATTCGTTATGTTGTGTGGACGTCCAACGGATATCGGTAAGTGGGGAATCAAGCGGGAGGCCTGGCGTTCGGTTCGCCGCCGGCGCAGTGTTTCGACCGATGAAGACGGACGTTAGCTGCCAACAATGATGGAAGGATGATCCTGGAATTGCGTTCTCTGAGCTTTTCTGCCCCCCCCTCTTCTGGAGGAAGTGATCATCGGATCCGTGATTCTTTGGGGAGTTCTCGCCGACGAGGTGTTCAAACGCATTGCTGCTCAACGGCGATTGCGACAGACATGATCCTTAACCGACTCCGTGGGGAAGAATCACCGGCGACCGTCGATTGAATACTGTAGCGTGCCGGTTCCCGCTCTTCTCACATCATGAATCATCCGGGTCGGCGTCGTCGATGGCATCTGCCGGCAGCTCGGTGTCGGAAACCGGTTCCTGTGATGTGCGCAGATCCAACCCCTCTTCCAGATGAAATTCTTCAATGAGTTCGCGTCGTCGCTGAGCGACTGCGCGGTCAAATTCCGACAGTACATCCATGGCACGATCACGAGATGTCGCAAGTCCGATAATCAGATACTGAGTAATCGCCAGCAGATAGCAGGTCCAGCCAACGATCCAGCGTTCCCAGTGCGTCCGGTACTCCTGGTCCAGTTGATCGATGTCCGTGCGGTGTTCTGCGATCATCTCGTGTGCCATGACCGTCGTGGCCGGGGAAAATGATCCGATCGGCAGCACTACTGACCACGACGACACGGTGGCATGTCGGACGATTTCCTCATGCGTATCCACCAGTGCCGGAAGTTGCCCACCGACGATCGCGGCCATCATTGCCAGGACCGGCGACGATCGATTGAGATGCTGGCAGACGAAACCCTTGAAGAATGTCCATTTCTGTTTCCAGAATTCTTTGAAGATGCTTTTACCTGGTTTGATCTTCGGGGGGCCTGGATGAATAACAGCAAACAGTTCCTGGTCGGGCATGGCTTCGATGACACCAATAGCCAGCATGAGTCG from Fuerstiella sp. encodes:
- a CDS encoding DNA topoisomerase I, which produces MNLPLFRSVLRPITRVIVGLIAIPVFRFILRRVFRLQDLDDELEKDLEEWFRGALLLLAASANMEHLLFGWMEQVDWLERMDWLTMGLRLMLAIGVIEAMPDQELFAVIHPGPPKIKPGKSIFKEFWKQKWTFFKGFVCQHLNRSSPVLAMMAAIVGGQLPALVDTHEEIVRHATVSSWSVVLPIGSFSPATTVMAHEMIAEHRTDIDQLDQEYRTHWERWIVGWTCYLLAITQYLIIGLATSRDRAMDVLSEFDRAVAQRRRELIEEFHLEEGLDLRTSQEPVSDTELPADAIDDADPDDS